Proteins encoded in a region of the Stieleria neptunia genome:
- a CDS encoding transglutaminase family protein codes for MTIRVALHHKTQYQYDRAVGLGPQKVRLRPAYHGRTKIVSYDLSVRPEDHFINWQQDPFANPVARLVFPKRARELSIVVDLVADMTVINPFDFFVEESAESWPFQYATEIERQLAPYLVTEPVTPLFADWISELPKKSERVIDFLVDVNRMAQQRVDYKIRLEPGVQTPEETLKLASGSCRDSAWMLVQAFRHIGMAARFVSGYLIQLAPDEKPIEGPAGPAADFCDLHAWTEVFLPGAGWVGLDPTSGLMAGEGHIPLACTPHYSDAAPITGGHEPCEVEFVHEMTVTRILEAPRTTKPYTNQQWSDILAAGDRVDEVLAIGDVRLTMGGEPTFVAIDNVDDPQWNTDAVGEEKRVLSNVLLLKLRDTVAPGALLHYGQGKWYPGESLPRWALTCLWRTDGQPVWQNPKYIADEGKDYGFTHDDAERFVKHLAVTLGIEAKVTLPVYEDTFHYLWKEQKLPIDVEPTDPKLEDPNERAMMVRTFTQGLNKPVGFVMPLKRAWWQAHPGWVGGRWPVRGEKVFVIPGDSPIGLRLPLDSLPKSAAPTPADNLPRDPFAPRNPLPEVSTIRQDQQRIEKVEEQLRQQDDTPIEAEVIPTALCVECRFGRLHVFMPPTQNLEDYLDLVSAVEETCVDLDMPVVLEGYLPPHDHRIEMFKVTPDPGVIEVNVQPTSSWRELVGLTETIYQEARESRLTAQKFDIDGMHTGTGGGAHVVLGGKTPTDSPFIRRPDLLASMIRFWHNHPALSYLFSGKFIGPTSQAPRMDEARRDSVHEMEIALVEMERFYGEGQKIMPWTVDRLYRDLLVDLTGNTHRAEICIDKLYSPDSSTGRLGLVEFRGFEMPPNAHMNLAQQLLIRGIVAAFWNQPYKQPLARWGTSLYDRFMLPHFVWSDLDELLSVLRQMGVDLNLEWFLPHYEFRFPKIGEVVLGDARLELRGAIEPWYLMGEEPSGGGTARFVDSSMERLQLSLDGFDPSRYAVLCNGHRVPMHPSEVAGQYLAGIKFRAWQPPRCLHPTIGVHVPLQFDIVDRFTEHSIGGCRYFVSDPSGRAHEIYPVNANEAETRRSARFHTQTLTGGRLVLPDLPPVDSPNDFPVTFDLRKTVRS; via the coding sequence ATGACCATTCGCGTCGCTCTCCACCACAAGACTCAGTATCAATACGACCGCGCCGTCGGGCTTGGCCCGCAAAAGGTACGGCTTCGCCCGGCCTATCACGGCCGCACGAAAATCGTTTCGTACGATCTGAGTGTTCGTCCCGAAGATCACTTCATCAATTGGCAACAGGATCCGTTCGCCAATCCGGTGGCGCGGTTGGTGTTCCCCAAGCGGGCGCGAGAACTGTCGATCGTGGTCGATCTGGTCGCCGACATGACGGTGATCAACCCGTTCGATTTTTTCGTCGAAGAGAGCGCCGAGTCCTGGCCGTTTCAGTATGCGACCGAAATCGAACGCCAACTGGCGCCGTATCTGGTCACCGAGCCGGTGACGCCGCTGTTTGCCGATTGGATCAGCGAACTGCCCAAGAAGTCCGAGCGGGTGATCGATTTTCTGGTCGACGTCAACCGCATGGCCCAGCAGCGGGTCGATTACAAAATTCGGCTCGAACCCGGTGTGCAAACGCCGGAGGAGACGCTGAAACTGGCCAGCGGATCGTGCCGCGATTCGGCCTGGATGCTCGTCCAGGCGTTCCGCCACATCGGCATGGCCGCGCGGTTCGTCTCGGGGTATCTGATCCAACTGGCGCCGGACGAAAAACCGATCGAAGGCCCGGCCGGCCCGGCCGCGGACTTCTGTGATCTGCACGCCTGGACCGAAGTCTTCTTGCCCGGTGCGGGATGGGTCGGGTTGGATCCGACCAGCGGTTTGATGGCCGGCGAAGGACACATTCCTTTGGCGTGCACGCCACACTACAGCGACGCGGCGCCGATCACCGGTGGGCATGAACCGTGCGAAGTGGAATTTGTCCACGAGATGACGGTCACCCGAATCTTGGAAGCGCCGCGGACGACCAAACCCTACACGAACCAACAGTGGTCCGACATTTTGGCGGCCGGTGATCGCGTCGACGAGGTGTTGGCGATCGGTGACGTGCGGTTGACGATGGGCGGTGAACCGACCTTCGTCGCCATCGACAATGTCGACGATCCCCAGTGGAACACCGATGCGGTCGGAGAAGAAAAACGCGTGCTTTCCAACGTCTTGTTGTTGAAGCTGCGCGACACCGTCGCACCCGGCGCGTTGCTTCACTATGGACAAGGCAAGTGGTACCCGGGCGAATCACTGCCGCGCTGGGCGCTGACCTGTTTGTGGCGCACCGACGGACAGCCCGTCTGGCAGAACCCCAAGTACATCGCCGACGAGGGCAAGGATTATGGGTTCACCCACGACGACGCCGAACGCTTCGTCAAACACCTGGCCGTCACACTGGGGATCGAAGCCAAGGTCACACTTCCCGTCTACGAAGACACCTTCCATTACTTGTGGAAGGAACAGAAGCTGCCGATCGATGTCGAACCCACCGATCCGAAGTTGGAAGACCCCAACGAACGGGCGATGATGGTGCGAACCTTCACCCAGGGGCTGAACAAGCCGGTCGGGTTTGTGATGCCGCTCAAGCGCGCCTGGTGGCAGGCCCACCCGGGTTGGGTCGGGGGCCGTTGGCCGGTCCGCGGCGAGAAGGTGTTTGTCATCCCCGGAGACTCCCCGATCGGTCTGCGATTGCCGCTGGATAGTCTGCCCAAATCCGCCGCACCCACGCCCGCGGACAATCTGCCCCGCGATCCCTTCGCGCCACGCAACCCGTTGCCAGAGGTTTCGACGATTCGGCAAGACCAGCAGCGGATCGAGAAGGTCGAAGAACAGTTGCGTCAACAAGACGACACGCCGATCGAAGCGGAAGTGATCCCGACGGCGCTGTGTGTCGAATGTCGCTTCGGACGGCTGCACGTGTTCATGCCCCCGACACAAAATCTAGAAGACTACTTGGATTTGGTGTCGGCGGTCGAAGAAACCTGCGTCGATTTGGACATGCCCGTGGTCTTGGAAGGCTACCTGCCGCCACACGACCATCGCATCGAAATGTTCAAGGTCACGCCCGATCCGGGGGTGATCGAAGTCAACGTCCAGCCGACGTCCTCGTGGCGTGAACTGGTCGGATTGACCGAGACGATTTATCAGGAGGCGCGCGAGAGCCGATTGACCGCTCAGAAGTTCGACATCGACGGAATGCACACCGGGACCGGCGGCGGCGCCCACGTCGTGCTGGGCGGCAAGACGCCAACCGACAGCCCCTTCATTCGACGTCCCGATCTGCTGGCCAGCATGATCCGATTCTGGCACAACCACCCTGCCCTGTCGTATTTATTCAGCGGCAAATTCATCGGGCCGACCAGCCAAGCGCCGCGGATGGACGAAGCCCGTCGCGACAGTGTGCACGAGATGGAAATCGCTTTGGTGGAAATGGAGCGGTTCTATGGCGAGGGGCAAAAGATCATGCCCTGGACCGTCGATCGGTTGTACCGCGATCTGCTGGTCGATTTGACCGGCAACACGCACCGCGCCGAAATCTGTATCGACAAACTCTATTCGCCCGATTCCAGCACCGGTCGATTGGGGCTGGTCGAGTTTCGCGGATTCGAGATGCCGCCGAACGCGCACATGAATTTGGCTCAACAGTTGTTGATTCGGGGGATCGTCGCCGCGTTCTGGAATCAACCCTACAAACAGCCTTTGGCTCGCTGGGGCACCTCGCTGTACGATCGATTCATGTTGCCGCATTTCGTCTGGAGCGATCTAGACGAACTGCTCAGCGTGCTGCGTCAGATGGGTGTCGATTTGAATCTGGAATGGTTCTTGCCCCACTACGAGTTTCGTTTTCCCAAGATCGGTGAAGTCGTGCTCGGCGATGCACGCTTGGAGCTTCGCGGTGCGATCGAGCCGTGGTACCTGATGGGCGAAGAGCCATCGGGTGGCGGCACGGCCCGTTTTGTCGATTCGTCGATGGAGCGTTTGCAGCTCAGTCTGGACGGGTTCGATCCCTCACGCTACGCCGTCTTGTGCAACGGCCACCGCGTACCGATGCATCCCAGCGAAGTGGCCGGGCAGTATTTGGCCGGAATCAAGTTCCGCGCCTGGCAACCGCCACGTTGTTTGCATCCGACGATCGGCGTTCATGTGCCGTTGCAATTCGACATCGTGGATCGATTCACCGAGCACTCGATCGGCGGATGCCGATACTTCGTCTCCGACCCCAGCGGGC
- a CDS encoding alpha-E domain-containing protein, with translation MLSRVAESIYWMSRQAERAENLARFIEVTLHMTLDQPEYLVDPWKPLVQVTGDNEWFKAKYGTATCQNVVQFLAFDREYHSSMLTCLRASRENARSVREALSTEAFEELNDFYHFVRDSSPAQLTDPTAEFFEQVRDHALMWTGVLDNTMPHNTAWHFLNVGRLLERADKTSRILDVKYFNLLPRVEDVGTAVDDLQWSTLLLAISGFEAYRREHQLMDIEKIVAFFLFHRTFPRSIYSCVAGVDRSLREIESESDSELPGQARQRIAALRHRLENTNVKEVIAGGMHQFVDRLQIELNAVGDSLGQDYFYATQSA, from the coding sequence ATGCTTTCACGTGTTGCTGAATCGATTTATTGGATGAGCCGTCAGGCCGAACGAGCTGAGAATTTGGCTCGATTCATCGAAGTGACGTTGCACATGACGTTGGACCAACCGGAATACCTGGTCGATCCCTGGAAACCGCTGGTCCAGGTGACCGGAGACAACGAGTGGTTCAAGGCCAAGTACGGCACGGCGACCTGTCAGAACGTGGTGCAATTTCTGGCGTTTGATCGCGAGTACCACAGTTCGATGCTGACCTGTCTGCGGGCCTCGCGTGAGAACGCACGGAGCGTCCGCGAGGCTTTGTCGACTGAGGCGTTCGAGGAACTGAATGATTTTTATCATTTCGTTCGCGACAGCAGCCCGGCGCAGTTGACCGATCCGACGGCGGAATTCTTTGAACAGGTTCGCGACCACGCGTTGATGTGGACCGGCGTGCTGGACAACACCATGCCCCACAATACGGCCTGGCATTTTCTTAACGTCGGGCGTCTACTCGAACGGGCCGACAAGACGTCTCGAATTCTGGACGTCAAGTACTTCAATCTGCTGCCTCGCGTGGAAGACGTCGGCACCGCGGTCGATGATCTGCAGTGGTCGACGCTGTTGCTGGCGATCAGCGGGTTTGAAGCCTATCGTCGCGAACATCAATTGATGGATATCGAAAAGATCGTGGCCTTTTTTCTGTTCCACCGGACATTTCCACGCAGTATCTATTCCTGTGTCGCCGGTGTCGATCGATCGCTGCGGGAGATCGAAAGCGAATCCGACTCGGAGTTGCCCGGACAAGCCAGGCAGCGAATCGCCGCACTTCGTCATCGCTTGGAAAACACCAACGTCAAAGAAGTGATCGCCGGCGGCATGCATCAATTTGTCGATCGCTTGCAGATTGAACTCAACGCGGTCGGTGATTCACTCGGACAAGACTACTTTTACGCAACCCAATCTGCATGA
- a CDS encoding circularly permuted type 2 ATP-grasp protein — MQKQTSGSVSQVQSLGPIPSLPNYQTDGFFDELVDKNNVARPDAEELVSLFNRFPPQELSRRQHAIEQALFRMGITFTVYSDNSGTEKIMPFDVVPRIVSAILWKHIDAGLRQRIRALNRFLCDVYNERAIIQEGIIPAELVDTAPAYLKECQGLKPFNDVWCHITGTDLVRDNTGTVYVLEDNLRCPSGVSYVLQNRHVMKRNFPQVFGASRVRPVTDYSSRLFQLLRDVAPPHVSDPTIVVLTPGVFNSAYYEHSFLAQRMGVQLVEGRDLVVEGDYVYMKTTRGLQRVDVIYRRVDDTFLDPKTFRKDSVLGVKGLMDVYRAGNVCLANAPGTGIADDKVIYAFVPDMIKYYLDEEPILPNVPTYVCQKEEDREYVLSHMDELVIKAAGESGGYGILIGPHAKPKEREEFAQKIKEDPRNWIAQPTLELSRAPTVIDDHLEGRHVDLRPYILCSRPDDVWVLPGGLTRVALRKGSLVVNSSQGGGSKDTWVVAEQGQAIASVHGDDTDPVDRKPEPDDR; from the coding sequence ATGCAAAAACAAACTTCCGGATCCGTGTCTCAGGTGCAGTCACTCGGTCCGATTCCGTCCCTGCCGAATTATCAGACGGATGGTTTCTTTGACGAGTTGGTCGACAAAAACAACGTCGCTCGTCCGGACGCGGAAGAGTTGGTTTCGTTGTTCAACCGATTTCCGCCGCAGGAATTGTCGCGCCGTCAGCACGCGATCGAACAGGCCTTGTTCCGGATGGGGATCACGTTCACGGTCTACAGCGACAATTCGGGCACAGAAAAGATCATGCCGTTTGACGTGGTGCCGCGGATCGTCTCGGCGATCTTGTGGAAACACATCGACGCCGGTTTAAGACAGCGGATCCGTGCACTCAATCGTTTCCTGTGTGACGTCTACAACGAGCGGGCCATCATCCAGGAAGGGATCATTCCGGCGGAGTTGGTCGACACGGCACCGGCGTATCTGAAAGAATGTCAGGGATTGAAGCCCTTCAATGACGTCTGGTGTCACATCACGGGGACGGATTTGGTCCGTGACAATACCGGGACCGTCTACGTTCTGGAAGACAATTTGCGTTGCCCGTCCGGCGTGTCGTATGTGCTGCAGAACCGTCACGTGATGAAGCGGAACTTTCCGCAGGTGTTCGGTGCCTCGCGGGTGCGCCCGGTCACCGATTACTCGTCGCGGCTGTTTCAACTGTTACGCGATGTCGCTCCGCCCCACGTTTCGGATCCGACCATCGTGGTGTTGACGCCCGGCGTTTTCAACAGCGCCTATTACGAGCACTCGTTCTTGGCCCAACGGATGGGGGTCCAATTGGTCGAGGGCCGCGACCTGGTCGTCGAAGGTGACTATGTCTACATGAAAACGACGCGTGGATTGCAGCGGGTCGACGTGATTTACCGGCGAGTCGACGACACCTTTCTGGACCCCAAGACGTTTCGCAAAGACAGCGTGCTGGGGGTCAAGGGATTGATGGACGTGTACCGCGCCGGCAACGTCTGCTTGGCCAACGCCCCCGGGACGGGAATTGCCGACGACAAGGTGATCTATGCGTTTGTCCCGGACATGATCAAATATTATTTGGACGAAGAGCCGATCTTGCCGAACGTCCCGACCTACGTTTGTCAAAAGGAAGAGGATCGGGAATACGTGCTCTCGCACATGGATGAATTGGTGATCAAGGCGGCCGGCGAATCAGGCGGCTACGGCATTCTGATCGGTCCGCACGCGAAACCGAAAGAACGCGAGGAGTTTGCCCAAAAGATCAAAGAGGATCCGCGGAACTGGATCGCCCAGCCGACGCTGGAATTGTCTCGCGCCCCGACCGTGATCGACGATCACTTAGAAGGCCGCCACGTCGATTTGCGTCCGTACATCTTGTGCAGTCGGCCCGACGACGTCTGGGTCTTGCCGGGCGGCCTGACACGCGTGGCCCTGCGGAAGGGATCGTTGGTCGTCAATTCGTCACAGGGCGGCGGCAGCAAGGATACGTGGGTGGTCGCCGAGCAGGGGCAAGCGATCGCCTCGGTGCACGGTGATGACACCGACCCGGTGGACCGCAAACCAGAGCCCGACGATCGCTGA
- the fliP gene encoding flagellar type III secretion system pore protein FliP (The bacterial flagellar biogenesis protein FliP forms a type III secretion system (T3SS)-type pore required for flagellar assembly.), with the protein MLLALVGQGLAVAEQGGTVAGQGRAVASEESVPQLVSRPTISLSAETIETIAGGPESWASPDKVGGSIQTMLLLSVISLAPAILLMTTCYIRIIVVLSLLRQAIGLQALPPTQVLTSISLFMTLLVMTPVWTRVYDEAIKPYSDPETEMTLAEAYEAGALPVRQFMSKQIAAAKNHADVVLFYRHAVPDGPTPSSFADIPIRVLLPAFVISELKIAFLMGFSIYLPFLVVDIVVASVTMSMGMFMLPPAMISLPLKLLLFVLVNGWHLVVGMLLASFGPVG; encoded by the coding sequence ATGCTGCTGGCCCTTGTCGGCCAGGGTCTTGCTGTCGCAGAGCAGGGCGGGACCGTTGCAGGGCAGGGCAGGGCGGTGGCGTCGGAAGAGTCCGTTCCACAACTCGTTTCACGCCCGACGATCTCGCTTTCGGCCGAAACGATTGAAACCATCGCCGGCGGCCCCGAATCGTGGGCCAGCCCCGACAAGGTCGGCGGCAGCATCCAAACCATGCTGCTATTGTCGGTCATCTCGCTCGCCCCGGCGATCTTGCTGATGACGACGTGCTACATCCGCATCATCGTCGTGCTGAGTTTGCTGCGGCAGGCGATCGGGTTGCAAGCCCTGCCACCGACTCAGGTGCTGACCAGCATTTCCCTGTTCATGACGCTGCTGGTGATGACCCCCGTTTGGACGCGGGTCTATGACGAAGCGATCAAACCCTACAGCGATCCGGAAACCGAGATGACGTTGGCCGAGGCTTATGAAGCCGGCGCGTTGCCGGTTCGCCAGTTCATGTCCAAGCAGATCGCGGCGGCAAAGAATCATGCCGACGTGGTGCTGTTTTATCGCCACGCGGTCCCCGACGGGCCGACCCCCAGTTCGTTCGCCGACATCCCGATCCGCGTGCTGCTGCCGGCGTTTGTGATCAGCGAACTGAAGATCGCGTTTTTGATGGGATTCAGCATCTACCTGCCGTTCCTGGTGGTCGACATCGTCGTGGCCAGTGTGACGATGTCGATGGGGATGTTCATGCTTCCGCCGGCGATGATTTCGCTGCCGCTGAAACTGTTGTTGTTCGTGCTGGTCAACGGCTGGCACTTGGTCGTGGGCATGTTGTTGGCCAGTTTTGGACCGGTGGGTTAA
- a CDS encoding flagellar biosynthetic protein FliQ, with translation MTLDSSQAIDLCRQALMLAALLAAPVLVIGAVVGIVTGLLQTLFQIQDQSISFVPKLIVSSLVLLACMPWMFSRMIEFTQTMFVGPF, from the coding sequence ATGACGCTCGATTCAAGCCAAGCGATTGATCTGTGCCGCCAAGCGTTGATGTTGGCCGCGTTGTTGGCCGCGCCGGTGTTGGTGATCGGGGCCGTCGTCGGCATCGTGACGGGGTTGCTGCAAACCCTGTTTCAGATCCAAGACCAATCGATCTCTTTTGTGCCCAAATTGATCGTCTCTAGCTTGGTGCTGTTGGCCTGCATGCCCTGGATGTTCTCGCGGATGATTGAATTCACACAAACCATGTTCGTCGGCCCGTTCTAA
- a CDS encoding flagellar biosynthetic protein FliR: MNFNDTLGDVTGQWLLHQLIVFAMVAARLGGLVMALPMLASGLPMRIRILLVLAITLVLVPGVGAAVPIDGQRPVGIEIVIAAGREIIFGMVIGGVVQLLVSGIALAGELISNATGMQLAQTADPSSGESVPQLSRLLGLLVTAILFAVGGHRLLIDALLTSFYQFPPMTVSIDQTLSALVIDHLAIGIESGLRVAAPVVACVLLTNLVVALVSRTVPQLNVLAIGLNINVMAALLVMALTIGSAGLVFETELSHAIARLGFE, encoded by the coding sequence ATGAATTTCAACGACACGCTCGGCGATGTGACCGGTCAATGGCTGCTGCACCAGCTGATCGTCTTTGCGATGGTCGCGGCACGACTGGGCGGGCTGGTGATGGCGCTGCCGATGTTGGCCAGCGGGTTGCCGATGCGGATTCGAATCCTGCTGGTGCTGGCGATCACGCTGGTGCTGGTCCCCGGTGTCGGTGCCGCGGTGCCGATCGACGGCCAGCGGCCAGTGGGGATCGAGATCGTCATCGCTGCCGGCCGAGAGATCATTTTCGGGATGGTCATCGGGGGCGTCGTTCAATTGCTGGTCTCGGGCATCGCCCTGGCCGGCGAACTGATCTCCAACGCCACGGGAATGCAACTGGCTCAAACGGCCGATCCATCCAGCGGCGAATCGGTCCCGCAACTCTCACGTCTACTGGGGCTGCTGGTCACCGCGATCCTGTTCGCCGTCGGTGGCCATCGGTTGTTGATCGATGCCTTGCTGACCAGTTTTTATCAATTCCCACCGATGACGGTCTCGATCGACCAAACCCTGTCCGCCCTGGTGATCGACCATCTGGCGATCGGGATCGAATCGGGGTTGCGTGTTGCGGCACCGGTTGTCGCCTGTGTCTTGCTGACCAACCTGGTCGTGGCGTTGGTCAGCCGAACCGTCCCGCAATTGAACGTGCTTGCGATCGGATTGAACATCAACGTGATGGCCGCACTGTTGGTGATGGCGTTGACGATCGGATCGGCGGGCCTGGTGTTTGAAACCGAACTCTCCCACGCGATCGCGCGACTGGGATTCGAATAA
- a CDS encoding EscU/YscU/HrcU family type III secretion system export apparatus switch protein — protein MSDKIHPPTPRRRKQAKEQGRAPRSGDVVSAGLLLATTGLLAWFGPELAQSLTVSLAETLGGPRELSLSRWESQRMIVKAFAAVGTLLLPLLVAMMICGIGLNLLQTGLLMTPSKLAPALDRISPAARLKSMTSARSLGRFAITLLKLIAVSAVAIGVVRSSLPTLIGVTQMPIAAIATTIFDTLIECCFWMGATLLALACVDYSLARWQHERDLMMTEQELREEMRDAQRAAPPATARTQAVQGVA, from the coding sequence ATGTCCGACAAAATTCATCCCCCCACACCGCGTCGACGCAAGCAAGCGAAAGAGCAGGGCAGGGCACCGCGGAGCGGCGATGTGGTGTCCGCCGGCTTGTTGTTGGCGACCACCGGCTTGCTGGCCTGGTTCGGTCCGGAACTCGCCCAATCATTGACCGTCTCGCTGGCCGAAACGCTCGGCGGACCGCGCGAACTTTCACTCAGCCGGTGGGAATCGCAACGGATGATTGTCAAGGCGTTTGCCGCCGTCGGCACCCTGCTGCTGCCGCTGTTGGTCGCGATGATGATCTGCGGGATCGGGTTGAATCTGTTGCAAACCGGTCTGCTGATGACGCCTTCCAAGCTGGCCCCCGCGTTGGATCGGATCTCGCCGGCGGCGCGATTGAAATCGATGACGTCGGCGCGTTCGCTGGGGCGATTCGCCATCACGCTGCTGAAACTGATCGCCGTCAGCGCGGTCGCGATCGGGGTGGTGCGATCCAGTCTGCCGACCTTGATCGGCGTGACGCAGATGCCGATCGCCGCGATCGCGACAACGATCTTCGACACGTTGATCGAGTGTTGTTTTTGGATGGGCGCGACCCTGTTGGCGTTGGCCTGTGTCGACTATTCCCTGGCCCGTTGGCAACATGAACGCGATCTGATGATGACCGAGCAAGAGCTTCGCGAGGAAATGCGTGATGCCCAGCGGGCCGCCCCTCCGGCGACCGCCAGAACCCAGGCGGTGCAAGGCGTAGCGTAA
- a CDS encoding 2-isopropylmalate synthase, with protein MESATPDSPIATREAVPDTTPQTQRQIRIFDTTLRDGEQSPGASMNLAEKLEVAHALADLGVDVIEAGFPIASPGDFDAVKQIAETIKGSTICGLARCNEKDILRAADAVQHAEQSRIHVFLATSAIHREFKLRMTPDEIVRRAVDGVKLAASRCDDVEFSPEDACRTEHDFLCRVVEAAIDAGATTINVPDTVGYVTPAEIYKIFDMLRNRVPNMDKAVLSTHCHDDLGMAVANSLAAVAAGAGQIECTINGIGERAGNAALEEVVMAMKTRGDFYDCTTRINSERLVPVSRLVSKVTGISVQRNKAIVGRNAFAHESGIHQDGMLKERSTYEIMSPEEVGFAKTDLVLGKHSGRAALADRAKTLGFHIDGEELNSVFEQFKLLADKKKEIYDGDIIALVQQKISTSGGQTWSLVDYEVTCSKQQAPKVKLTLSDGSDEKSAEVTEGDGPIDAAFWAVEQITGVQLVCKDYRVRSATLGRDAIGEVNLEVEHKGRLYRGTGVSTDSVESTILAMLNAINRIAAE; from the coding sequence ATGGAATCCGCCACCCCCGACTCTCCGATCGCCACCCGCGAAGCCGTGCCAGACACTACCCCCCAAACCCAGCGTCAGATCCGAATCTTTGACACCACGCTTCGCGACGGCGAACAGTCCCCCGGGGCGAGCATGAACCTGGCGGAAAAACTGGAGGTCGCGCACGCGTTGGCGGATCTCGGTGTCGATGTGATCGAAGCCGGTTTTCCGATCGCGTCACCGGGCGACTTCGATGCGGTCAAGCAAATCGCCGAAACGATCAAGGGCTCGACGATCTGTGGCTTGGCTCGCTGCAATGAAAAGGACATCTTGCGCGCCGCCGACGCGGTCCAGCATGCCGAACAATCTCGCATCCATGTGTTCTTGGCGACCAGCGCGATCCATCGCGAATTCAAGCTGCGGATGACACCGGACGAAATCGTCCGCCGCGCCGTCGACGGCGTCAAACTGGCCGCCAGCAGATGCGACGACGTCGAGTTCTCGCCCGAAGACGCCTGTCGCACCGAACACGATTTTCTGTGCCGCGTGGTCGAAGCGGCGATCGATGCCGGCGCGACGACCATCAACGTGCCCGACACCGTCGGCTACGTCACGCCCGCAGAGATCTACAAGATCTTTGACATGCTCCGCAACCGTGTGCCCAACATGGACAAAGCGGTGCTCAGCACCCACTGCCACGATGACTTGGGGATGGCCGTCGCCAACAGCTTGGCAGCCGTCGCGGCGGGCGCCGGACAAATCGAATGCACCATCAACGGGATCGGCGAACGCGCCGGCAACGCGGCCTTGGAAGAAGTCGTGATGGCGATGAAGACGCGTGGCGATTTCTACGACTGCACCACGCGAATCAATTCCGAGCGGTTGGTCCCCGTCAGCCGCCTGGTCAGCAAGGTGACCGGAATCAGCGTGCAACGCAACAAAGCCATCGTAGGACGCAACGCGTTCGCCCACGAATCGGGAATCCACCAAGACGGCATGCTGAAGGAACGCAGCACGTACGAGATCATGTCGCCCGAAGAAGTCGGGTTTGCCAAGACCGATCTGGTGCTCGGTAAACACAGCGGACGGGCCGCATTGGCCGATCGCGCCAAAACACTCGGCTTTCACATCGACGGCGAGGAACTCAATTCGGTCTTCGAACAATTTAAATTGCTGGCCGACAAGAAAAAGGAAATCTACGACGGCGACATCATCGCGCTCGTGCAACAAAAGATCAGCACCAGCGGTGGCCAAACCTGGTCCCTGGTCGACTACGAAGTCACCTGCTCGAAACAGCAGGCGCCCAAAGTGAAGTTGACACTGAGCGACGGGAGCGATGAAAAGTCCGCCGAAGTCACCGAGGGCGATGGTCCGATCGACGCCGCGTTCTGGGCGGTTGAACAGATCACCGGCGTGCAACTGGTCTGCAAGGACTATCGCGTCCGCAGCGCCACCCTCGGCCGCGACGCGATCGGCGAAGTCAACTTGGAAGTCGAACACAAGGGGCGGCTGTATCGCGGCACCGGCGTCAGCACCGACAGTGTCGAAAGCACCATCTTGGCCATGCTGAACGCGATCAACCGCATCGCCGCGGAGTGA